From the genome of Dickeya aquatica, one region includes:
- the pstA gene encoding phosphate ABC transporter permease PstA has product MASIGIETHSDTLETRRKMQAWRRQKNRIALFLSMLTMAFGLFWLVWILMSTVTRGIDGMSLSLFTEMTPPPNTAGGGLANAIVGSGLLIVWATLLGTPLGIMAGVYLAEYGRKSLISEVIRFINDILLSAPSIVVGLFVYTLVVTKMEHFSGWAGVIALALLQIPIVIRTTENMLKLVPDSLREAAYALGTPKWKMISAITLKASVSGIITGVLLAVARIAGETAPLLFTSLSNQFWSTDLMHPIANLPVTIFKFAMSPFKEWQGLAWAGVLLITLCVLLLNILARVLFAKKTR; this is encoded by the coding sequence ATGGCAAGCATTGGCATTGAAACCCATTCCGATACGCTGGAAACCCGCCGCAAGATGCAGGCGTGGCGTCGTCAGAAAAACCGTATTGCGCTGTTTTTATCCATGTTGACGATGGCATTTGGCCTGTTCTGGCTGGTGTGGATCCTGATGTCTACCGTCACCCGAGGCATTGATGGCATGTCGCTGTCGCTGTTTACCGAAATGACGCCGCCCCCCAATACCGCAGGCGGTGGGCTGGCCAACGCGATTGTCGGTAGCGGGTTACTGATTGTATGGGCCACATTACTGGGCACCCCGCTGGGGATTATGGCGGGCGTCTATCTGGCGGAGTATGGTCGTAAATCACTCATTTCTGAGGTTATTCGCTTCATTAACGACATTCTGCTGTCTGCGCCGTCAATTGTGGTTGGGTTATTCGTCTACACGCTGGTAGTAACCAAAATGGAGCACTTCTCCGGCTGGGCGGGCGTAATTGCACTGGCGTTGTTGCAGATACCTATCGTGATTCGTACCACCGAGAACATGCTGAAACTGGTGCCAGATAGCCTGCGTGAGGCGGCCTATGCGCTGGGGACACCGAAATGGAAGATGATCTCGGCTATCACCCTGAAAGCGTCGGTATCCGGCATTATTACCGGTGTGTTGCTGGCGGTGGCGCGTATCGCCGGGGAAACCGCTCCGCTGCTGTTTACCTCGCTGTCGAACCAGTTCTGGAGCACTGATTTGATGCATCCGATTGCTAACCTGCCGGTCACGATTTTTAAGTTTGCCATGAGCCCGTTCAAAGAGTGGCAAGGGCTGGCGTGGGCCGGGGTGCTGCTGATTACCTTGTGTGTGCTGCTGCTGAACATTCTGGCACGCGTACTGTTTGCCAAAAAAACACGTTAA
- the pstS gene encoding phosphate ABC transporter substrate-binding protein PstS, whose product MKLMRTTVASIVAASFSLTAVSAFAAANLTGAGATFPAPVYAKWADSYEKETGNKVNYQGIGSSGGVKQITAKTVDFGASDAPLADDKLAQDGLFQFPTVIGGIVLAVNLPGVNAGELTLDGKTLGDIYLGNIKKWNDAAIAKLNPGVKLPDQDIAVVRRADGSGTSYVFTSYLAKVNSEWKEKIGAGNTVNWPTGLGGKGNDGIAAFVQRLPGSIGYVEYAYAKQNNLVYTKLLSADGKAVSPTETSFSNAAKGVDWSKSFAQDLTNQKGADAWPITSTTFILLHKEQSKPEQGTEVLKFFDWAYTKGDAQAKALDYATLPKDVVAQVRAAWKAQIKDSSGKALY is encoded by the coding sequence ATGAAACTCATGCGTACCACTGTTGCCAGTATCGTTGCTGCAAGTTTTTCTCTGACGGCGGTTTCTGCTTTCGCCGCAGCAAATCTCACTGGTGCAGGTGCGACATTCCCCGCTCCGGTTTATGCCAAGTGGGCAGACTCTTATGAGAAAGAGACCGGCAATAAAGTGAACTATCAGGGCATCGGCTCCTCCGGCGGCGTGAAACAAATTACCGCCAAGACCGTCGATTTTGGCGCGTCCGATGCTCCGCTGGCCGATGACAAGCTGGCGCAAGATGGCCTGTTCCAGTTCCCGACCGTGATTGGCGGTATCGTACTGGCGGTTAACCTGCCGGGTGTGAATGCCGGTGAACTGACTCTGGATGGCAAAACGCTGGGTGATATCTACCTGGGGAATATTAAAAAATGGAACGATGCGGCCATCGCTAAACTGAACCCTGGTGTGAAACTGCCGGATCAGGATATCGCGGTGGTGCGTCGTGCCGATGGTTCTGGCACTTCTTATGTGTTCACCAGCTATTTGGCGAAAGTGAACAGCGAGTGGAAAGAGAAGATTGGTGCCGGTAACACGGTGAACTGGCCGACCGGTCTGGGTGGTAAAGGCAATGACGGTATCGCTGCGTTTGTTCAGCGTCTGCCGGGGTCTATCGGTTATGTCGAATACGCCTATGCCAAGCAGAACAATCTGGTGTACACCAAGCTGCTCTCTGCCGATGGCAAAGCTGTCAGCCCGACGGAAACTTCATTTAGCAATGCGGCCAAAGGGGTGGACTGGAGCAAGTCGTTTGCACAAGACCTGACTAACCAGAAAGGGGCGGATGCATGGCCTATCACGTCAACCACCTTCATCTTGCTGCACAAAGAGCAGAGCAAACCGGAGCAGGGCACCGAAGTGCTGAAGTTCTTCGACTGGGCCTACACGAAAGGCGATGCACAGGCGAAAGCGCTGGATTACGCCACCCTGCCTAAAGATGTGGTTGCTCAGGTTCGCGCTGCATGGAAAGCACAAATTAAAGACAGCAGCGGTAAAGCACTATACTGA
- the glmU gene encoding bifunctional UDP-N-acetylglucosamine diphosphorylase/glucosamine-1-phosphate N-acetyltransferase GlmU, with protein sequence MSNSSMSVVILAAGKGTRMYSSLPKVLHPLAGKPIVQHVIDAALNVGAGRIHLVYGHGAELIRQTLTDASLHWVLQAEQLGTGHAVQQAADDFDDNEDILILYGDVPLISPATLQRLVAAKPQGGIGLLTVDLPDPTGYGRIVRDNGEVVGIVEHKDASEQQRAITEINTGILVAGGRDLKRWLSQLNNHNAQREYYLTDIIAMAAQEGNRVVAVQPSTLSEVEGVNNRLQLATLERTFQREQAERLLLAGVMLMDPARFDLRGELVHGLDVTLDANVILEGRVTLGNRVKIGAGCIIKNSVIGDDCELSPYSVVEDAVLDARCTIGPFARLRPGAVLEEEAHVGNFVEMKKARLGKGSKAGHLTYLGDAHIGSGVNIGAGTITCNYDGANKHQTVIGDDVFVGSDSQLVAPVTIGRGATIGAGTTVTRHVGENELVISRVKQTHIAGWKRPVKKK encoded by the coding sequence ATGTCTAACAGTTCAATGAGCGTGGTTATTCTTGCCGCAGGCAAGGGAACCCGCATGTATTCCAGCCTTCCTAAAGTGCTTCACCCTCTGGCAGGAAAACCGATTGTCCAGCATGTGATTGATGCTGCGCTCAACGTGGGTGCCGGGCGCATTCACCTGGTTTATGGACATGGCGCAGAGCTGATTCGCCAGACGCTGACCGATGCCTCGTTGCACTGGGTGTTGCAGGCCGAACAACTGGGTACCGGTCATGCGGTGCAGCAGGCAGCGGATGATTTTGACGATAACGAAGACATCCTGATCCTCTACGGCGATGTTCCGCTGATTTCACCGGCGACGTTACAGCGCCTGGTTGCCGCGAAACCGCAGGGCGGCATTGGCCTGTTGACCGTCGATTTGCCCGATCCAACCGGTTATGGCCGCATTGTGCGGGATAATGGCGAGGTGGTCGGGATTGTTGAGCATAAAGATGCCAGTGAGCAGCAGCGTGCCATTACAGAAATCAATACCGGAATTTTAGTCGCCGGTGGCCGTGACCTGAAACGCTGGTTAAGCCAGCTCAATAACCATAACGCACAGCGTGAATACTACCTGACGGATATTATCGCCATGGCCGCTCAGGAAGGAAACCGGGTGGTCGCGGTGCAGCCATCGACGCTGAGTGAAGTGGAAGGGGTAAACAATCGCCTGCAACTGGCGACGCTGGAGCGCACTTTTCAGCGCGAACAGGCTGAACGGCTGCTGCTGGCAGGCGTCATGCTGATGGACCCGGCCCGCTTTGACCTGCGCGGAGAGCTGGTGCACGGCCTTGATGTGACCCTTGATGCCAATGTGATTCTGGAAGGCCGGGTCACGCTCGGCAACCGGGTGAAAATCGGCGCTGGGTGCATCATCAAAAACAGCGTGATTGGCGATGATTGCGAACTGAGCCCCTACTCGGTTGTTGAAGATGCGGTGCTGGACGCGCGCTGCACCATCGGCCCGTTTGCCCGTCTGCGCCCAGGCGCTGTGCTGGAAGAAGAGGCACATGTGGGCAACTTCGTCGAAATGAAAAAGGCGCGCCTGGGTAAAGGGTCGAAAGCCGGTCATCTGACCTATCTTGGTGATGCGCACATTGGCTCCGGCGTGAATATCGGCGCGGGCACGATCACCTGTAACTATGACGGTGCCAACAAACACCAAACCGTGATTGGCGATGATGTGTTTGTCGGGTCGGATAGCCAGCTGGTTGCACCGGTGACGATTGGCCGTGGCGCGACCATCGGCGCGGGGACTACCGTCACCCGTCATGTTGGTGAAAATGAACTGGTGATAAGCCGCGTGAAACAGACGCACATTGCGGGCTGGAAACGCCCGGTGAAGAAAAAGTAA
- the pstC gene encoding phosphate ABC transporter permease PstC, translating into MADDKPTTIADIPVGKTITPPGKQGDILFGALVRLAALLTLLLLGGIIVSLMFASWPSIKTFGFSFLWNKEWDAPAGQFGALVPIYGTLVTSLIALIIAIPISFGIALFLTELAPGWLKRPLGVAIELLAAIPSIVYGMWGLFVFAPLFAKYFQQPVGNVLSGIPLIGSLFSGPAFGIGILAAGVILAIMIIPYIAAVMRDVFEQTPVMMKESAYGIGCTTWEVIWHIVLPFTKNGVIGGVMLGLGRALGETMAVTFIIGNTYQLDSVSLYMPGNSITSALANEFAEADTGLHTAALMELGLILFVITFIVLACSKLMIMRLAKNEGAR; encoded by the coding sequence ATGGCTGACGATAAGCCAACAACTATAGCGGATATACCTGTAGGCAAAACCATTACCCCGCCGGGAAAACAGGGCGATATCCTTTTCGGGGCGCTGGTCAGACTGGCGGCCCTGCTGACGTTACTGCTGCTGGGCGGCATTATCGTCTCACTGATGTTCGCCTCCTGGCCGAGCATCAAAACTTTCGGTTTTTCTTTCCTGTGGAACAAAGAGTGGGATGCGCCTGCCGGGCAATTCGGTGCGCTGGTGCCGATTTACGGCACGCTGGTGACGTCGCTTATTGCCTTGATTATCGCCATTCCCATCAGTTTCGGTATTGCGCTGTTCCTGACGGAACTGGCACCCGGCTGGCTGAAGCGTCCGCTTGGGGTGGCGATTGAGCTGCTGGCGGCAATCCCCAGTATTGTTTACGGCATGTGGGGGTTGTTTGTTTTTGCTCCGCTGTTTGCCAAATATTTCCAGCAGCCGGTCGGCAATGTGCTCTCTGGCATTCCGCTCATCGGTTCGCTGTTTTCCGGCCCGGCTTTCGGTATCGGCATTCTGGCCGCCGGGGTCATTTTGGCCATTATGATAATCCCTTATATTGCCGCTGTGATGCGCGATGTGTTCGAGCAAACGCCGGTGATGATGAAAGAGTCGGCGTATGGCATCGGTTGTACTACGTGGGAAGTTATCTGGCATATCGTGCTGCCGTTTACCAAAAATGGCGTGATTGGCGGCGTGATGCTCGGGCTTGGCCGGGCGCTCGGTGAAACCATGGCGGTGACCTTTATCATCGGTAACACCTACCAGCTCGACAGCGTTTCGCTCTACATGCCGGGTAACAGTATTACCTCGGCGCTGGCCAACGAATTTGCCGAAGCGGATACCGGGCTGCATACCGCCGCGCTGATGGAGCTGGGCCTGATCCTGTTTGTGATTACTTTTATCGTGCTGGCCTGCTCGAAGCTGATGATTATGCGTCTGGCGAAAAATGAAGGAGCACGCTGA
- the glmS gene encoding glutamine--fructose-6-phosphate transaminase (isomerizing), which yields MCGIVGAVAQRDIAEILLEGLRRLEYRGYDSAGLAVVGHDGQVSRLRRLGKVQVLAQAMEEHPLTGGTGIAHTRWATHGEPSEHNAHPHVSGHITVVHNGIIENHEPLRELMVSRGYQFTSATDTEVVAHLVHWEQQQGGSLHDVVQRVIAQLRGAYGMVLLDSRDPSVLVAARSGSPLVIGRGVGENFIASDQLALLPVTRRFIFLEEGDIAEVTRRTVRIVDRHGKEVQREEIESNVQYDAGDKGAYRHYMQKEIFEQPLAIKNTLEGRFSHGEIHLSELGPKAEALLATVRHIQIIACGTSYNAGMVSRYWFESLAGIPCDVEIASEFRYRKPAVRENSLMITLSQSGETADTLAALRLSKELGYLGSLAICNVAGSSLVRESDWALMTRAGAEIGVASTKAFTTQLTVLLMLVARIGRLRGMAAEVEREIVQALQALPARIEQMLSQDKLIESLAEGFSDKHHALFLGRGDQYPIAMEGALKLKEISYIHAEAYAAGELKHGPLALIDADMPVVVVAPNNDLLEKLKSNIEEVRARGGEIYVFADEQAGFTSDSEMMKIIQLPHVEEFIAPIFYTVPLQLLSYYVALIKGTDVDQPRNLAKSVTVE from the coding sequence ATGTGTGGAATTGTTGGCGCTGTCGCGCAACGAGATATAGCTGAAATCCTGCTGGAAGGGCTGCGCCGCCTTGAATACCGGGGTTATGACTCTGCCGGTCTGGCGGTGGTGGGCCATGATGGGCAGGTTTCACGCCTGCGTCGTCTGGGTAAAGTGCAGGTGCTGGCGCAGGCGATGGAAGAACACCCGCTGACCGGTGGCACCGGGATTGCGCATACCCGCTGGGCAACGCACGGTGAACCGTCCGAGCATAATGCGCACCCGCATGTGTCTGGCCATATTACCGTGGTGCATAACGGCATTATCGAGAATCACGAACCATTACGTGAATTGATGGTGTCGCGTGGGTATCAGTTTACCTCTGCAACCGACACCGAAGTCGTTGCCCATTTGGTGCATTGGGAGCAACAGCAGGGCGGCTCACTGCATGACGTGGTGCAGCGTGTTATTGCGCAATTGCGCGGTGCTTACGGCATGGTGCTGCTTGATAGCCGCGACCCCAGCGTATTGGTTGCCGCCCGTTCCGGCAGCCCACTGGTGATTGGCCGGGGCGTCGGGGAGAACTTTATCGCCTCAGACCAGCTGGCACTGTTGCCGGTAACGCGCCGTTTTATCTTCCTTGAAGAAGGCGATATCGCGGAAGTTACCCGCCGCACGGTACGCATCGTCGATCGTCACGGTAAAGAGGTGCAGCGCGAAGAGATAGAATCAAACGTGCAGTATGACGCTGGCGATAAAGGGGCCTACCGTCACTACATGCAAAAAGAGATTTTCGAGCAGCCGCTGGCCATCAAAAACACGCTCGAAGGGCGCTTTAGCCACGGTGAAATTCATCTCTCAGAGCTGGGGCCTAAGGCCGAGGCGCTGCTGGCAACGGTGCGACATATACAGATTATTGCCTGCGGTACGTCATACAACGCGGGCATGGTGTCGCGCTACTGGTTTGAGTCGCTGGCGGGTATTCCTTGCGATGTGGAAATCGCCTCCGAATTCCGTTATCGCAAACCGGCGGTGCGTGAAAACAGCCTGATGATCACCTTATCGCAATCCGGTGAAACGGCTGACACGCTGGCAGCGTTGCGTTTGTCAAAAGAGCTGGGGTATCTCGGTTCGCTGGCGATTTGCAATGTGGCGGGCTCCTCACTGGTGCGTGAATCAGACTGGGCGCTGATGACCCGCGCCGGGGCTGAAATCGGTGTTGCTTCCACCAAGGCTTTTACTACCCAACTGACGGTGCTGTTGATGTTGGTGGCGCGTATTGGCCGTTTGCGCGGGATGGCGGCAGAGGTTGAGCGTGAAATCGTGCAGGCGTTGCAGGCGCTGCCCGCCCGTATAGAACAGATGCTGTCACAGGACAAGCTTATCGAATCGCTGGCAGAAGGCTTCTCTGATAAACACCACGCGTTGTTCCTCGGCCGTGGCGATCAGTACCCGATTGCGATGGAAGGCGCGCTTAAGCTCAAAGAGATTTCCTACATCCACGCAGAAGCGTATGCCGCAGGCGAACTGAAACACGGCCCGCTGGCGCTGATTGATGCTGATATGCCAGTCGTTGTGGTCGCGCCTAATAACGATTTGCTGGAAAAACTGAAATCCAACATCGAAGAAGTGCGCGCGCGCGGCGGTGAAATCTATGTGTTTGCCGACGAGCAGGCCGGGTTCACGTCTGACAGCGAGATGATGAAAATCATCCAGTTGCCGCATGTTGAAGAGTTCATCGCGCCTATTTTCTACACGGTGCCGCTACAACTGCTCTCTTACTATGTGGCGCTGATTAAAGGCACCGATGTTGACCAGCCGCGTAACCTGGCGAAATCGGTAACGGTGGAGTAA